A portion of the Meleagris gallopavo isolate NT-WF06-2002-E0010 breed Aviagen turkey brand Nicholas breeding stock chromosome 16, Turkey_5.1, whole genome shotgun sequence genome contains these proteins:
- the TEDC2 gene encoding tubulin epsilon and delta complex protein 2 gives RRRELERSAERGRDLLRGERRGDERPKEEAEAGGGRESAPSSRELEELELLNAALEKALRVRKSISRTPAAARGAGGAKTAGGESDGGDTRELKEPAAIGDGGDTGEMKEPAAIGDGPVAARPSHQVRAGSQQLTAAKKPPPYRLRAPYRTDPDVRRTQRKAPAGHVSRAPGAAGKSSSKVVAPKQGGRRGPAVPAAAAPQRTTSFPRSAPSERHGGPAGEGSSVSVCGQQLSDGKRCCGALGLPGGAEEHTAAAGSASPRAAVLQEQGCQLELPLPYRKAHTRNSRAWEKCRLCHTSADAAAARTRFTERTQSTFRSPTPTLSPAEIEEELKALQDVSSRLSLYVEAESADHPTLQREYESLLTLEGLQSTVSRCLHKLQLLKAAVESQRRLHPDCTGDQGDCCAAHAAGAQVCGSAGTLAVPLLCYSRLQELRDLFALKLQVSMLHQEIALQKVSLQGFVLPW, from the exons CGGCGGAGGGAGTTGGAGCGGAGCGCGGAGCGCGGCCGGGATCTGCTGCGGGG GGAGCGGAGAGGAGATGAGCGGCCGAAAGAGGAGGCGGAAGCCGGCGGTGGACGCG AGAGCGCGCCTTCGTCCcgggagctggaggagctggagctgctgaacGCCGCCCTGGAGAAAGCGCTGAGAGTCAGAAAAAGCATCTCCAGAACGCCCGCAGCGGCACGGGGAGCTGGGGGAGCAAAGACTGCGGGCGGGGAGTCTGATGGTGGAGATACGAGAGAGCTGAAGGAGCCTGCGGCCATCGGAGATGGTGGAGATACGGGAGAGATGAAGGAGCCTGCGGCCATCGGAGACGGCCCTGTGGCTGCCCGCCCCAGCCACCAGGTGAGAGCTGGAAGCCAGCAGCTCACCGCAGCCAAGAAACCTCCTCCATACCGGCTGCGAGCACCGTACAGGACTGACCCAGACGTGAGAAGAACCCAAAGGAAAGCCCCGGCGGGACATGTCAGCAGGGCTCCTGGAGCGGCTGGGAAGAGCTCTTCCAAAGTTGTGGCTCCCAAACAAGGAGGCAGGCGTGGGCCGGCGGTCCCTGCGGCAGCTGCACCCCAGAGGACAACCAGCTTCCCCAGGTCTGCCCCCAGCGAACGGCACGGCGGCCCTGCTGGGGAAGGGAGCTCAGTGTCCGTGTgtgggcagcagctcagtgatGGGAAGAGGTGCTGTGGTGCCCTCGGGCTGCCCGGCGGAGCAGaggagcacacagctgctgcagggagcgCATCGCCGCGGGCAGccgtgctgcaggagcaggg ATGCCagctggagctgccccttcCCTACAGGAAAGCCCACACCAGGAACTCCCG GGCATGGGAGAAGTGCCGTCTCTGCCACACGAGTGCTGATGCAGCGGCTGCGAGGACGCGTTTCACAGAGAGGACCCAGAGCACT TTTCGTTCACCAACGCCGACACTCAGCCCTGCGGAGATAGAGGAGGAATTAAAAGCCCTCCAGGATGTCTCCTCCCGTCTGAGCCTGTATGTGGAAGCAGAGtctgcag ACCATCCCACTCTTCAAAGAGAGTATGAAAGCCTTCTGACCTTGGAAGGTCTGCAAAGCACGGTCTCCCGGTGCTTGCATAAGCTGCAGCTTCTAAAAGCAG CTGTGGAGTCCCAAAGGAGGCTGCATCCAGACTGCACTGGGGACCAAGGAGACTGCTGTGCAGCCCATGCTGCTGGGGCTCAGGTGTGTGGCAGCGCAGGCACGCTGGCTGTGCCTCTCCTGTGCTACTCCAGGCTCCAGGAACTGAGGGATCTGTTTGCCTTGAAGCTGCAAGTGTCTATGCTGCACCAGGAGATTGCCTTACAAAAGGTGAGTCTTCAAGGGTTCGTGCTGCCGTGGTAG